In one window of Streptomyces sp. NBC_01224 DNA:
- a CDS encoding RNB domain-containing ribonuclease encodes MPRRHLHMTGPAETPLRAALCKLRTELELPHGFPPDVLAEAAQAAGAPAVSTHKDATDLPFFTIDPPTSTDLDQAMHLERRRHGFRVHYAIADVAAFVRPGGALDTEAHRRVTTLYFPDGKVPLHPTLLSEGAASLLPGQTRPALLWQIDLDSEGGAVTTSVRRALVRSRAKLDYAGVQRQIDTGTAEEPLALLQDIGRLREEQEVARGGISLNVPEQEIVERDGTYGLEYRAPLPADGWNAQISLLTGMAAAHLMAETGTGVLRTLPVAPDGAVARLRRSAEALHIDWPHHVPYAQVVRTLDPRRANHAAFLQECTTLLRGAGYTVFEHGELPTRAVHAAVADLYTHCTAPLRRLVDRYAAELCLAAVAEQEPPEWVLAALPGLPREMADGTKRANTVERECVDVVEAALLKDRIGEVFDAYVVDVKELEPTTGTVHIDAPAVVARVEGGTAKLPLGERLRVRLAQADPGSAKVLFAPA; translated from the coding sequence GCCGCCATCTCCATATGACCGGGCCGGCCGAGACCCCGCTGAGGGCGGCCCTGTGCAAGCTGCGCACCGAGCTCGAACTGCCCCACGGCTTCCCGCCCGACGTCCTCGCCGAGGCGGCGCAGGCGGCGGGGGCCCCGGCGGTGTCGACCCACAAGGACGCGACGGACCTGCCGTTCTTCACCATCGACCCGCCCACATCGACCGACCTCGACCAGGCCATGCACCTCGAACGCCGCCGCCACGGCTTCCGCGTGCACTACGCCATCGCCGATGTCGCCGCCTTCGTACGCCCCGGCGGCGCACTCGACACCGAGGCCCATCGCCGGGTGACGACCCTCTACTTCCCCGACGGGAAGGTGCCGCTCCACCCCACCCTGCTCTCCGAGGGCGCCGCCAGCCTCCTCCCCGGACAGACCCGCCCCGCCCTGCTCTGGCAGATCGACCTGGACTCCGAGGGCGGCGCCGTCACCACCTCGGTGCGCCGGGCCCTCGTCCGCAGCCGGGCGAAGCTCGACTACGCGGGCGTCCAGCGGCAGATCGACACCGGCACCGCCGAGGAGCCCCTGGCGCTGCTCCAGGACATCGGACGACTCCGCGAGGAGCAGGAGGTCGCCCGAGGCGGCATCTCCCTCAACGTGCCCGAGCAGGAGATCGTCGAGCGCGACGGCACGTACGGCCTGGAATACCGTGCCCCGCTGCCCGCCGACGGCTGGAACGCCCAGATCTCCCTCCTGACCGGCATGGCCGCCGCCCACCTCATGGCGGAGACCGGCACCGGCGTCCTGCGGACCCTGCCGGTCGCACCCGACGGCGCCGTGGCCCGGCTCCGGCGCTCGGCCGAGGCGCTGCACATCGACTGGCCGCACCATGTCCCGTACGCCCAGGTCGTCCGCACCCTCGACCCGAGGAGGGCCAACCACGCCGCGTTCCTCCAGGAGTGCACCACCCTGCTGCGCGGCGCCGGCTACACCGTCTTCGAACACGGCGAACTCCCCACCCGCGCCGTCCACGCCGCCGTCGCCGACCTCTACACGCACTGCACCGCCCCGCTGCGCCGCCTCGTCGACCGGTACGCGGCCGAGCTGTGCCTCGCCGCCGTCGCGGAACAGGAACCGCCCGAGTGGGTCCTCGCCGCGCTGCCCGGCCTGCCGAGGGAGATGGCGGACGGAACCAAGCGCGCCAACACGGTGGAGCGCGAGTGCGTCGACGTGGTCGAGGCCGCGCTGCTCAAGGACAGGATCGGCGAGGTCTTCGACGCGTACGTGGTCGACGTGAAGGAACTGGAGCCCACCACGGGCACCGTCCACATCGACGCCCCGGCCGTCGTCGCCCGGGTCGAGGGCGGCACGGCGAAGCTCCCGCTGGGGGAGCGGCTGCGGGTCAGGCTCGCCCAGGCGGATCCTGGCTCGGCGAAGGTCCTCTTCGCCCCCGCGTGA
- a CDS encoding MerR family transcriptional regulator has protein sequence MRIGEIAALVGVTSRAIRHYHHIGLLPEPGRRANGYRAYSVRDAVVLARIRRLTELGLGLDEVRDVLADEAGHELVEVLVELDADLARQENEIRERRRRLARLLDGPVSAEEPVSPALAELLGTAVATGSPMAAKDREHLVLLDTTGVGGEVYAALRPLAEDPAVHALYERLDALAAAPVDDPRIAPLAADLAAAVPDEVLAAIPGGPVLTGFGQALLDDYAPAQAEVVRRVMAALAARVAERGTG, from the coding sequence ATGCGCATCGGAGAGATCGCCGCGCTCGTCGGGGTCACCTCGCGGGCGATCCGGCACTACCACCACATCGGACTGCTTCCCGAGCCCGGGCGCCGGGCCAACGGCTACCGCGCCTACAGCGTGCGCGACGCCGTGGTGCTGGCCCGGATCCGGCGGCTCACCGAGCTCGGGCTCGGTCTGGACGAGGTACGGGACGTCCTCGCCGATGAGGCCGGGCACGAACTCGTCGAGGTGCTCGTCGAGTTGGATGCGGATCTGGCCCGGCAGGAGAACGAGATCCGGGAGCGGCGGCGTCGGCTGGCCCGGTTGCTGGACGGCCCGGTGAGCGCCGAGGAGCCCGTGTCGCCCGCGCTGGCCGAACTGCTGGGCACGGCTGTGGCCACCGGCTCCCCGATGGCTGCCAAGGACCGCGAGCACCTGGTGCTGCTGGACACGACGGGTGTCGGCGGTGAGGTCTACGCCGCGCTGCGGCCCCTGGCCGAGGACCCGGCCGTGCACGCGCTGTACGAGCGGCTGGACGCATTGGCTGCGGCGCCCGTGGACGATCCGCGGATCGCTCCGCTCGCCGCCGATCTGGCCGCCGCCGTGCCGGACGAGGTGCTGGCGGCCATCCCCGGCGGGCCGGTCCTGACGGGGTTCGGTCAGGCCCTGCTCGACGACTACGCGCCCGCGCAGGCCGAGGTGGTGCGCCGGGTGATGGCGGCCCTGGCGGCACGCGTGGCGGAGAGGGGAACAGGATGA
- a CDS encoding Uma2 family endonuclease: MPHEPLTQADVLLEGFLALDTPEGFRAELIEGEIVVTPPPDGDHEDYISLILKQVIRLARTDMDFSGNKGLKLKSGGRCPWNHVIPDGTFAPTELRLYRGADPWMPCEGVSLVVEVTSSKPRADRTDKRHCYARGPIPLYLLVDREQSSVTLFSDPEGDDYRQHCTIPFGKPLSLPAPFAFDLETEAFI; this comes from the coding sequence ATGCCGCACGAACCGCTCACGCAGGCGGACGTCCTGCTGGAGGGCTTCCTGGCGCTGGATACGCCGGAGGGCTTCCGGGCCGAGCTGATCGAGGGGGAGATTGTCGTGACGCCGCCGCCGGACGGGGACCACGAGGACTACATCAGCCTGATTCTGAAGCAGGTGATCAGGCTCGCCCGGACCGACATGGACTTTTCGGGGAACAAGGGACTGAAGCTGAAGAGCGGCGGTCGCTGTCCCTGGAACCACGTCATTCCCGACGGCACCTTCGCCCCCACCGAACTGCGTCTGTACCGGGGAGCGGACCCCTGGATGCCGTGCGAGGGGGTGTCCCTCGTCGTCGAGGTCACCTCGTCCAAGCCCCGGGCCGACCGCACGGACAAGCGTCACTGCTACGCCCGCGGACCCATCCCGCTCTACCTCCTGGTCGACCGTGAGCAGTCTTCGGTGACGCTGTTCAGCGACCCGGAGGGGGACGACTACCGTCAGCACTGCACGATTCCGTTCGGCAAGCCGCTCTCCCTTCCCGCTCCGTTCGCCTTCGACCTGGAGACCGAGGCGTTCATCTGA
- a CDS encoding metallophosphoesterase family protein, with translation MSDRAYGNRGSLLAVSDLHVGMADNRPIVESLRPDSDEDWVIVAGDVAEKVEDVEWALRLLAGRYARVIWTPGNHELWTTNHDPVQLRGRERYEHLVELCRSLGVSTPQDPYPLWPGPEGPVAVAPVFLLYDYSFRAPGTTTKEESLAYAHETGVVCTDEFLLHPDPYPSRDAWCRARVAETERRLAAHDPEIPLVIASHWPLVREPMAVLTYPEFAQWCGTELTADWHRRFNVAAMVYGHLHIPRTTWYDGVRFEEVSIGYPREWRKRGHPKGLLRRILPYDDGVTEPGPVSGGPAR, from the coding sequence ATGTCCGATCGTGCCTACGGAAACCGCGGTTCTCTGCTCGCGGTGAGCGACCTTCACGTCGGGATGGCGGACAATCGCCCCATCGTCGAGTCCCTGAGGCCGGATTCGGACGAGGACTGGGTCATCGTCGCCGGTGATGTTGCGGAGAAGGTCGAGGACGTGGAGTGGGCGCTGCGGCTGCTCGCGGGCCGGTACGCCCGGGTGATCTGGACCCCCGGGAACCACGAGCTGTGGACGACCAATCACGACCCGGTCCAACTGCGGGGCCGGGAACGCTACGAGCATCTGGTCGAGCTGTGCCGGAGCCTCGGGGTGTCCACTCCGCAGGACCCGTATCCGCTGTGGCCCGGCCCCGAAGGGCCGGTGGCCGTTGCGCCCGTGTTCCTGCTGTACGACTACAGCTTCCGGGCGCCGGGCACGACGACCAAGGAGGAGTCCCTGGCGTACGCGCACGAGACGGGGGTGGTGTGCACCGACGAGTTCCTGCTGCACCCCGACCCGTACCCGAGCCGTGACGCCTGGTGCCGGGCGCGAGTGGCGGAGACCGAGCGGCGTCTCGCCGCGCACGATCCGGAGATTCCGCTGGTCATCGCCAGTCACTGGCCCCTGGTCCGCGAACCGATGGCCGTCCTGACGTATCCCGAGTTCGCCCAGTGGTGCGGCACGGAACTCACCGCCGACTGGCACCGGCGCTTCAATGTGGCGGCCATGGTCTACGGCCATCTGCACATCCCCCGTACGACCTGGTACGACGGGGTGCGCTTCGAGGAGGTCTCCATCGGTTACCCAAGGGAATGGCGCAAGCGGGGCCACCCCAAGGGGCTCCTGCGGCGGATCCTCCCGTACGACGACGGCGTCACCGAGCCGGGGCCGGTCAGCGGTGGCCCAGCACGTTGA
- a CDS encoding VOC family protein, translating to MKRNAEFYGLLGLQEVMNHGWIMTLASPSHPSAQISIMEADATAPVTPDMSMEVEDVDAAYTAMQAGGAEIVYPLHDEEWGVRRFFVRDPNGRVINVLGHR from the coding sequence ATGAAGCGGAACGCGGAGTTCTACGGCCTGCTGGGCCTCCAGGAAGTCATGAACCACGGCTGGATCATGACGCTCGCCTCTCCCTCCCATCCCTCGGCCCAGATCAGCATCATGGAGGCCGACGCAACCGCCCCGGTCACACCGGACATGAGCATGGAGGTGGAGGACGTGGACGCGGCCTACACCGCCATGCAGGCGGGCGGCGCGGAGATCGTGTACCCGTTGCACGACGAGGAATGGGGCGTACGCCGCTTCTTCGTCCGCGACCCCAACGGCCGGGTGATCAACGTGCTGGGCCACCGCTGA